The nucleotide sequence TGTTATTACACTTTCATCTATAAACATTATATTCCTCTCTAAAATAGGACTTATTACTAAGTCCTAATATACTCTTATTCTTCTGTATTTTCTACTTCATTAGTTTCAAGGCTTTCAACACTTACACCAGCTGGAACTGACGCAAAAACTTTATCAGTAATTTTTTCAATTCTTCCACCTAATATAATAGTTGCTCCATTTATGAAATCAAAACTTCTTTGTCCATCTTCACTTGATAAATTTTCAAGATTAAATGCTACTATATTTCCTTTTTTTATTAATTCAATTATCTTTCTAGTTTCCATTCCAAAACTATTAGGTCTAATTATTCTTAATCCAAAACCTCCTGCAACAATTGGTTCACTTTCTACACTAACTTCTTCATTTTTGAAAAATTTATCTAAATTTATTGCCATTTTCATACCTCCATGTATCTCTATATATTAATTATATACTTTTTTCTACATTATTTCAATAAATAAATTAAAAAAGACTGACAATATATAGCAGTCTCACAAAACTATGACAATTATGGTGCACGGGAAGGGACTTGAACCCTTATGTCAAAGACGCTAGATCCTAAGTCTAGTGCGTATACCAATTTCGCCACCCATGCAAAATTAAATGGGGTGACCGACGAGACTTGAACTCGCGACAACCAGATCCACAAACTGGCGCTCTACCAACTGAACTACGATCACCATGGAGCGGGAAACGAGGGTCGAACTCGCGACATTCAGCTTGGAAGGCTGACACTCTACCAACTGAGTTATTCCCGCATAAATAAATGGTCGGTGTGACAGGATTTGAACCTACGACCCCTTGTTCCCAAGACAAGTGCGCTACCTAACTGCGCTACACACCGATAATTTTTGCTTGGCAGATACCGATTTTCCCCATTACTGAGTATCTTAGGCGTATATAGGCTTAACTTCTAGGTTCGGTATGTTTCTAGGTGTTTCCCTATAGCTATGTCCACCAAGCTTTTCTTAACTTTTTTGTCCTTAGGACAATTAGAAATAAATAGTAGTAGTAAAAAATTACAAGCATTTTAGTAAAGCAATCGACATATTAGTACTAGTCAGCTGAATGTATCTCTACACTTACACCTCTAGCCTATCTACCTTCTGGTCTCGAAGGGGTCTTTATGAATACTTATCTTAAAGGGGGCTTCTCACTTAGATGCTTTCAGCGATTATCCCTTCCAAACGTGACTACTCAGCCATGCTACTGGCGTGACAACTGAAACATCAGA is from Oceanivirga salmonicida and encodes:
- a CDS encoding cell division protein SepF, with protein sequence MAINLDKFFKNEEVSVESEPIVAGGFGLRIIRPNSFGMETRKIIELIKKGNIVAFNLENLSSEDGQRSFDFINGATIILGGRIEKITDKVFASVPAGVSVESLETNEVENTEE